A single genomic interval of Lathyrus oleraceus cultivar Zhongwan6 chromosome 7, CAAS_Psat_ZW6_1.0, whole genome shotgun sequence harbors:
- the LOC127106310 gene encoding probable splicing factor 3A subunit 1: MLGSLPILPLPAPPIDGNLGPLPEAQLTQQEAEERNEKSSIEEVAPTSIATHTRTIGIIHPPPDIRTIVDKTSQFVAKNGLDFEKRIVSNNAGNAKFNFLNSSDPYHAYYQHRLAEFRAQNQSSTQLPEDSDLPDSATPAPATDSNSNDVVMAEKPDISAQFRPVRKVLDPPDAEQYTVRLPEGITGEELDIIKLTAQFVARNGKSFLTGLTSREINNPQFHFMKPTHSMFTFFTSLADAYSKVLMPSKGLTEKLKKSVPDMTTVLERCVNRLEWDRSQEQARQKAEDEIEQERIQMAMIDWHDFVVVESIDFADDEDEELPPPMTLEEVIRRSKMTPMEEDIVEPGKEVEMEMDEEEAQLVEEGMRAASLEDNDGVKKNEVRVTEDPEPPMRIVKNWKRPEDRLPADKDSTKFVVSPITGELIPISEMSEHMRISLIDPKYKEQKERMFAKIRETTLAQDDEISRNIVGLARTRPDIFGTTEEEVSNAVKAEIEKKNDEQPKQVIWDGHSGSIGRTANQAMSQNIGMEDQNDASNNEFKNLPGPAAPPPRPGMPSIRPLPPPPGLALNLPRGPMNNMQYSNPNNSGLPMPPPRPPGMHMMQSLRPGPPPPMQMSSGQHSMMGGQPHPMHPSIPMNNQGIPIPPPPGSQFTPIPVPRPYVPLSHPPSGMPMMHPPPPPQGLPPPPPPEEAPPPLPEEPEPKRQKHDDSALIPEDKFLAQHPGPARISISVPNVDEGNLKGQVLEITVQSLSETVGGLKEKIAGEIQLPANKQKLSGKPGFLKDNLSLAHYNLSGGETLSLALRERGGRKR, encoded by the exons ATGTTAGGTTCCTTACCTATACTGCCTCTACCGGCTCCTCCTATAGATGGAAATCTTGGTCCTCTCCCAGAGGCTCAACTCACTCAGCAGGAGGCGGAGGAGAGGAATGAGAAATCCAGCATCGAGGAAGTCGCACCGACATCCATTGCCACACACACTAGAACTATTGGAATAATTCATCCCCCTCCAGATATTAGAACCATTGTTGATAAAACCTCTCAGTTCGTCGCTAAAAATGGTCTTGATTTCGAGAAAAGAATTGTTTCTAATAATGCAGGGAATGCCAAGTTTAATTTCCTCAATTCATCCGATCCTTATCATGCTTATTATCAGCATAGGCTGGCCGAGTTTCGCGCCCAGAATCAGTCTTCTACTCAACTACCTGAGGATTCGGATTTACCAGATTCAGCTACACCTGCGCCGGCTACTGATAGTAATAGTAACGATGTAGTAATGGCGGAGAAGCCTGATATTTCTGCCCAGTTTAGACCGGTAAGGAAAGTACTTGATCCCCCTGATGCTGAGCAGTATACAGTTAGGCTTCCTGAAGGAATTACCGGGGAAGAgcttgatataataaagcttacAGCACAATTTGTCGCTCGAAATGGGAAATCCTTTTTGACAGGATTGACGAGTAGGGAAATTAATAATCctcaatttcatttcatgaaaCCAACCCATAGTATGTTTACATTTTTCACTTCCCTTGCCGATGCTTATTCAAAGGTTTTGATGCCTTCCAAGGGTTTGacagagaagctgaagaagagtGTCCCTGACATGACAACTGTGCTTGAAAGGTGTGTCAATAGGTTGGAATGGGATCGTTCACAAGAGCAGGCTAGGCAAAAGGCTGAAGATGAGATAGAGCAAGAAAGAATACAAATGGCTATGATTGATTGGCATGATTTTGTGGTGGTTGAATCAATAGATTTTGCTGATGATGAGGATGAAGAATTACCTCCTCCAATGACCCTTGAGGAGGTTataagaagaagcaagatgacGCCTATGGAAGAAGATATTGTTGAGCCAGGAAAGGAAGTAGAAATGGAAATGGATGAAGAAGAGGCCCAGCTTGTTGAAGAGGGAATGAGAGCTGCTAGTTTGGAAGACAATGATGGAGTGAAGAAGAATGAAGTCAGGGTTACTGAAGATCCTGAACCACCAATGAGGATTGTGAAGAACTGGAAGAGACCAGAAGACAGGCTTCCTGCAGATAAAGATTCAACCAAGTTTGTGGTTTCTCCTATCACAGGCGAACTGATTCCTATTAGTGAAATGTCGGAGCATATGCGAATTTCTCTCATTGATCCCAAGTATAAAGAACAAAAAGAAAGGATGTTTGCCAAAATTCGGGAAACCACTTTGGCACAGGATGATGAAATCTCAAGAAACATTGTTGGACTTGCTCGGACCCGTCCCGATATTTTTGGTACTACCGAGGAAGAGGTTTCCAACGCCGTCAAGGCtgaaattgaaaagaaaaatgatGAGCAACCTAAGCAGGTTATTTGGGATGGTCACAGTGGTAGTATCGGCCGTACTGCAAACCAAGCAATGTCACAGAATATTGGGATGGAGGATCAAAATGATGCTTCTAATAATGAATTTAAAAACCTCCCTGGTCCTGCTGCACCTCCTCCAAGACCTGGTATGCCTTCAATTCGTCCTCTTCCGCCACCACCTGGACTAGCTTTAAATCTACCCCGTGGTCCTATGAATAACATGCAGTATTCTAATCCTAACAACAGTGGCCTTCCAATGCCTCCACCAAGACCACCAGGCATGCACATGATGCAATCTCTCCGACCAGGTCCCCCTCCTCCAATGCAAATGTCCTCTGGACAGCATTCCATGATGGGTGGTCAACCACACCCAATGCATCCATCAATTCCTATGAATAACCAAGGAATTCCTATTCCTCCACCACCTGGATCTCAATTCACTCCTATTCCTGTTCCACGACCTTATGTTCCTCTCTCTCATCCTCCATCAGGGATGCCTATGATGCATCCACCACCTCCCCCTCAAGGATTACCACCACCACCGCCTCCTGAGGAAGCTCCTCCTCCGCTTCCAGAGGAACCAGAACCCAAGAGGCAGAAGCATGATGATTCTGCTCTGATCCCCGAGGATAAATTTCTGGCTCAACATCCG GGACCTGCTCGCATCAGTATATCTGTTCCTAATGTTGATGAAGGAAATCTCAAAGGACAAGTTCTGGAAATAACTGTTCAATCTCTGTCTGAAACTGTTGGCGGCCTGAAAGAAAAAATTGCCGGGGAGATCCAACTCCCCGCTAACAAACAGAAATTGAGTGGAAAGCCGGGCTTTCTCAAGGACAATTTGTCACTTGCACATTACAATCTCAGTGGAGGAGAAACACTCTCCCTAGCATTGAGAGAGCGTGGTGGTAGAAAGAGATGA